GAATATTTCAGTTTAACGAACGGTCCCAACATTACATCATTCGTTATATTGGAGTACCACTGTACTTGTAtgcagttatatatatataaatgttcgagctgacgagacgagttgatatccggatgtctgtctgtctgtctgtcataAAACTTTGTATGAATCGGAATGACGAGTTCGTAGAGGGGCGTAAATGGAGCACTGCCACGCCGACaaaatgctaaatttcacttgttCACTAATTTTGAGTTCGCAAAGTCAAATTGTGGCAATATCAACGAAAGTCAATTTTGGAAAatgtatggtatgtacatacagtatgATTTATTAATACTAAATCGATTTAAAGTCACTACAACTAAGTGTTccgactaagttcgggtgtaaccgaacatttcatacttttcCAACTTGCCAGGGGAATACCTTCAGGTGCATGAGGTTTATAAGTCAAATGGGgtctagggcaagttttcactcgattttatctatttcgGTGACAAAGATGCACCGTTATTTGAAAAACacccttaattttattaaaataactatcACATTTGCCGGTATCGCATATAAAAATccgaaaatctttctattaaGTATTTGGGGGCTAAAGTAATTATTGATCGATAACAAGTTCGCAATTGCAACTTTGATCCACAAATTCTGTATCTGGGAACATTAAttgttttggttcgatttggaCACTTTTTAGCCATAAAGTGGCCTATTTTAAATCCGAATTGTGCGGGCAAAGTTTTAACCTGCTAAATTAATTGATGTTTTATTTGTACATCGATATATTGAAATGTGAAGGtttaaatggaaattaaattagTGTTATCTGCGAAGTAGCTTTGGTTGTAGTCCGCTTTCCACcagaaattattagaataatctTATGCAACGAGTTTCGTTGAAGTCGGTTGAGTTGATCCTGAGATATGTTATTTCACCTAACAACAAacactttttgtattttgatgtgatttcacctaaaagaggGCGGTGCCACGGTGTCAATTTCGACATCGGTTTAGGTAAATTTGATGTGATTTGTGTGTTAGGCATATGAAGCTAGGGTTATTATTAGTCtgattttaactattttaggcacaaggaAACAATGTTATTAGAGATATTAGATATTGAATGGTACATACAGTATAAATTCAACCGGAAGCAGTGGCGGATTTAAAGATTTCCGCTTGTAGACTTTACAATTTTTGCCTCCGCTACCAGTTTCTGAAGTTCGATACCTTAGTTCACAATTAcaacaatagaaaatattttctatctaTAAAATTTCgacttaattatttaaaaactaaggTATCATGTTAGATCCTTGATTATTTTCACATCAAAGaatgaagaaatataattttaagcatTAAAGCATATCATATCATTCGTTTAATGAAAGTTGAAGTATGTCTTAAAACTacgttgataaatatttttattgcactcacaatttaaaaacaaaacatttaataatgAAAGAGAAGGCTAAATTATAAAAGCATTACAATAACCTTTTTTCCGGGTACAGACTGGATTCAATGCCAGCACAAATAAGGAGGATAAAGAACAGCCGGACATCTAGGAGATGCTTCGGTAATGAGTGGATTCATTTCTTATTTACCGATCCAAACATGGTTAAGTTCTAGAAATAATAGCCTTTACCGGTATAAAATCTAGGTCAATTCCTGAACCTAGAATCTGCTGCTGAATTGTCGAAGGATAGTTTTTAaggttatttgtttttcatgtGCATCCTTGGCAATTATTGTTCTAAAAACCACTTCTAACAAACGTCATCAGACAATGTGTGCCAGTCTTGACTGTTAAATTTCAGGGATTTGAGCAAATTGCGATTTCAGAAATTCAATTGTTGTAGAAACTTTCGATTTTCAATGTGCGTTGTTTTTTTGCACTTAGCAGCAAATCCATAAGTTCTTAGtccattataatttttaaacttattaCCAACAATGCTTTTATTGGTGTTCTAGCGTTAAACTTTGCTACTTTTAAATCTCTGATCTAGAAACTGAAATTACATGGTATTAAgactttattttacaaaattagtaTTTCTGTATCCAATATTAACAtaatataaactaaattaaagtaTAAAAGTGTCATTGTCATGAAGTCATTGTTTGCATACAGTTTTATCAGCAGAAATAAAAGGTAAATTTTAagatacgtacatatgtatgtatataaaattggatGTATAAGAGCTATAACTACATAGTATATCTTTGGTTTGCACATAATTTTCGTGCCGTTATTTAGCGATACCGACTAAAGCTAGGTATACTGGTCGCAAAACAGTTCGACCAAAATATAACcagagtatgtacatatgtatattatattatggtataatttacgttctctggtatATAGTTAATGGCTGAACTTTTttggttcaatatttttttacttcaattgTGAATATATTCATCGTTTTAACAAGCTATCGAATGTCATTAAATATCATTCAAATATATCGATAACGAATATCGTAATTATAATGTCATATCAAATATAGTTTTTGTGTTTGATTCATATGTTTGTGTAATTTttagatttcaataaaattgtattattttgtcaaaaacagAAAACGAATACTTATATTGGTTATTCGTAGATGGACACCATTCCCACTTGTAGAGCATGCTTAAAAACTTCATTGTCTTATGTGGATCTAGAGACTCCTTTCGAGCAAATAGAACTCGATACACCATTGGAAGAACATTCTAATGTGCTTATAACATACATGGATTGCTTTCGAAGTTGTACACAATTAACAGCTACCGATAACGAAGGAAAAATGCCCCAAAATCTTTGCGAGAACTGTAGTTTTGAATTAGGAGTTGCATGGAATTTTATTCAGAAAGCCATACAATCGGACAAAGTTTTAAACAATGCAATAGTGAATTGTAAAGAGTTGCAAACAATTGATGATTCAAATggttatgataacaaatatattgaaattgaaacagTAGATGATAGAAGTGTTCGATTAGAAGGGCTCACTAAAACAGAGGTCAGACAgatgttcaatatatttttagtttgatcatttctaaatatatgtatgtgtatatatatttcttttaatagagtaataaagaaaacatttCCCAAACTGAGGACGATTTGAAGGATTATGTAGCAATTCAGCAGTTTCCAAACACAGGTAATAAGTAATACCaagcaattgaaattaatattccCTTTTTATATAGATATCAGTTCGAAATGCAGTACCGATTTGAACCTTCAAATTGGTCAGCGTCGTTCTGAACATTGTAATTGCGTAAATATTGTTGAcggcaatattttatatattaataaaatctcAGATTTGGTCGAAAACATtgcaaaagaagaagaaagaaataACAGAACCATTAAAAAAAGTCCTTCCACAAATTCAATGGAATCTgaacaatattattttcttgaGTTAATGGATATATCCGAGAATGATGAaggcaaaataaatgtgaatTCCACAGAATGTGACAATGATGTCGGGAAAAGCTTAAAAGaaggtaaaatatataaattaactttCCATAACTACATAGAAACcatttttacttattattcCAATAGATTCATgataaagtaaatttatttattttttttttgccaaagatTCGAACAGTTCTGCCATCTACTGTTCCATTTGCCTTCaatcatttgaaaaatatagtcAACTTTCACTACATTCACAAACGCATTCAGTTGTTGACGATGAAACCAGCATTTGCAAAATATGTGGGAGCAATGTGTTTAAGGAGGATATGCcagaacatattaaaattacacattcaaatattattaagtGCATGTATTGTAATTTTAGATGTCCAGAGCTTAATATGCCAGACCATATGCATTGTACGCATTCCGGACCAAAGAATTTTGTTTGTAATATTTGCGGTtagttgattaatttttataaatttaatgtacCAATACTTTAAGCTTACGTCTTTACTAGGTAAGATATTTACTTCCTTAAGCATCTTGAATTCACATCTTAAGTACCACCAACGGAAAGAAGCAAACATAAAATCAGATGCGTGTGAAATATGTAGCAAGCGATTTTCCACTAAACATTATTTGCGCTTGCATATGGAGGTGCATCGAAAcgtacgtcaacttcatcaatgTAATTATTGCGATAAAATGTATGTTAGTAAAATTGCTCTTGATAATCACATTCGCCTTCATAAAGGCGAAACAATAAAGTGCGATGAATGTGGTTCGTAAACTCACTGTAGGAAAGTAATTCAATATTAAAACCAGATTTCCCTGATTTTACAGGAAAACAATTTGTACGCCAGTACGAGTTGAATGTGCATATGCGATTCCATACCCGTGACTATCCATTTAAATGTGAAATATGTGacaaaaaatttgcaataaaggGTCATTTGCGTACACATATGTGGAGGCACCAAGGAT
The DNA window shown above is from Bactrocera tryoni isolate S06 chromosome 4, CSIRO_BtryS06_freeze2, whole genome shotgun sequence and carries:
- the LOC120776169 gene encoding zinc finger protein 615-like isoform X1, translating into MDTIPTCRACLKTSLSYVDLETPFEQIELDTPLEEHSNVLITYMDCFRSCTQLTATDNEGKMPQNLCENCSFELGVAWNFIQKAIQSDKVLNNAIVNCKELQTIDDSNGYDNKYIEIETVDDRSVRLEGLTKTESNKENISQTEDDLKDYVAIQQFPNTDISSKCSTDLNLQIGQRRSEHCNCVNIVDGNILYINKISDLVENIAKEEERNNRTIKKSPSTNSMESEQYYFLELMDISENDEGKINVNSTECDNDVGKSLKEDSNSSAIYCSICLQSFEKYSQLSLHSQTHSVVDDETSICKICGSNVFKEDMPEHIKITHSNIIKCMYCNFRCPELNMPDHMHCTHSGPKNFVCNICGKIFTSLSILNSHLKYHQRKEANIKSDACEICSKRFSTKHYLRLHMEVHRNVRQLHQCNYCDKMYVSKIALDNHIRLHKGETIKCDECGKQFVRQYELNVHMRFHTRDYPFKCEICDKKFAIKGHLRTHMWRHQGLKLQCEECGKLFTSTKALQEHSFVHSEMPFPCSYCGRGYPSKQKFKVHLKTTHLIEFTEAEIQKVTKSQTPKPLQRKKLTLVQADSVMKEVEVKDSEITNEGEDILVELC
- the LOC120776169 gene encoding gastrula zinc finger protein xFG20-1-like isoform X2, whose protein sequence is MDTIPTCRACLKTSLSYVDLETPFEQIELDTPLEEHSNVLITYMDCFRSCTQLTATDNEGKMPQNLCENCSFELGVAWNFIQKAIQSDKVLNNAIVNCKELQTIDDSNGYDNKYIEIETVDDRSVRLEGLTKTESNKENISQTEDDLKDYVAIQQFPNTDLVENIAKEEERNNRTIKKSPSTNSMESEQYYFLELMDISENDEGKINVNSTECDNDVGKSLKEDSNSSAIYCSICLQSFEKYSQLSLHSQTHSVVDDETSICKICGSNVFKEDMPEHIKITHSNIIKCMYCNFRCPELNMPDHMHCTHSGPKNFVCNICGKIFTSLSILNSHLKYHQRKEANIKSDACEICSKRFSTKHYLRLHMEVHRNVRQLHQCNYCDKMYVSKIALDNHIRLHKGETIKCDECGKQFVRQYELNVHMRFHTRDYPFKCEICDKKFAIKGHLRTHMWRHQGLKLQCEECGKLFTSTKALQEHSFVHSEMPFPCSYCGRGYPSKQKFKVHLKTTHLIEFTEAEIQKVTKSQTPKPLQRKKLTLVQADSVMKEVEVKDSEITNEGEDILVELC